In a single window of the Larimichthys crocea isolate SSNF chromosome XVII, L_crocea_2.0, whole genome shotgun sequence genome:
- the zyg11 gene encoding protein zyg-11 homolog isoform X1 yields the protein MNSCTGRSFRHFSTEMDFAQQDDSSPAALTDLCLTYVSQNLECFCVKRPDGSLCFREAVLFPQELADQLLAKMATEGPLNDSTVGVFRNCEYLRLRRACIRSARISAEAFQKALCPHRLLELDAARVNADLTISDILQGLATNKYCQESLQRLVLTGLTMSSLEEPIRYRFSSLQGLRSLSLANVDFYDSGLVDVCSLPRLESLDLSNTSVTNLSPLLGLKERLRSLTLHQLKRLEMSTAQLLGVIGQLNVLQHLDISDDKQFTSDVARQLLGQPGILPALVSLDVSGRKQVTDAAVKAFVEERPGMTFMGLLATDAGFSDFLSGEGNLKVTGEANETQICEALRRYSEREGFVREALFHLFSLTHVMEKPRPDILKLVVLGMKNHPATLNVQLAASACVFNLTKQDLAAGMPVRLLSTVTQLLLEAMRTFPNHQQLQKNCLLSLCSDRILQEVPFNRFEAAKLVMQWLCNHEDQNMQRMAVAIISILAAKLSTEQTAQLGAELFIVKQLLHIVRQKATQGMVDATLKFTLSALWNLTDESPTTCRHFIENQGLDLFIKVLESFPNESSIQQKVLGLLNNIAEVGELHGELMVQGFLDHISTLLHSPEVEVSYFAAGILAHLTSRGEEAWTLSPDLRSSLLEQLHAVIIKWPPPECEMVAYRSFNPFFPLLECFHTPGVQLWAAWAMQHVCSKNAARYCSMLLEEGGLQQLELVHTHPQTHKDVKQLAKSILESLQNHRARTGQPAQTQTSRRPPQQ from the exons ATGAACTCCTGCACAGGACGCAGCTTTCGACATTTTTCCACGGAGATGGATTTTGCACAACAA GATGATTCATCTCCAGCGGCTCTCACGGATCTGTGCCTGACCTATGTGAGCCAGAATCTGGAGTGTTTCTGCGTGAAGCGCCCTGATGGCTCCCTGTGCTTCAGAGAGGCTGTGCTCTTCCCACAGGAGCTGGCTGACCAGCTGCTGGCCAAGATGGCCACTGAAG GTCCGCTGAATGACAGCACAGTGGGTGTGTTTCGTAACTGTGAATACCTGCGGCTGAGACGAGCCTGCATCCGTTCAGCTCGAATCTCTGCAGAGGCTTTCCAGAAAGCCCTCTGCCCGCACAGACTGCTGGAGCTGGACGCTGCCAGAGTCAATGCAGACCTCACTATTTCTGATATTCTACAGGGACTGGCCACCAATAAATATTGTCAG GAGTCCCTCCAGCGACTCGTCTTAACAGGTCTAACGATGTCCTCGCTGGAGGAGCCAATCCGTTATCGCTTCAGCTCCCTGCAGGGCCTCCGCTCCCTCTCTCTAGCCAACGTAGACTTCTATGATTCTGGGCTTGTCGACGTGTGTTCCCTGCCTCGCCTCGAGAGCCTCGATCTCTCCAACACCTCAGTCACCAACCTGAGCCCGCTGCTGGGCCTGAAGGAGCGTCTGCGGTCGCTAACACTGCACCAGCTGAAAAGGCTGGAGATGAGCACGGCTCAGCTGCTCGGCGTCATCGGCCAGCTGAATGTACTGCAG CACCTGGACATCAGTGATGATAAGCAGTTTACATCTGACGTGGCTCGTCAGCTGCTTGGACAGCCTGGGATCCTGCCCGCTCTTGTTTCCCTGGATGTGTCGGGGAGgaaacag GTGACAGATGCAGCTGTTAAGGCATTCGTTGAGGAGAGGCCAGGGATGACCTTTATGGGACTTCTGGCCACAGATGCTGGATTTTCTGATTTCCTCTCCGGAGAAGGGAATCTGAAG gtaACAGGAGAAGCCAACGAGACGCAGATCTGCGAGGCACTGCGTCGCTACAGTGAGAGGGAAGGTTTTGTGAGAGAAGCTCTGTTTCATCTGTTCAGCCTGACGCACGTCATGGAAAAACCCAGGCCTGACATCCTGAAG cTGGTAGTTTTGGGCATGAAGAATCACCCCGCCACTCTGAATGTCCAGCTGGCGGCCAGCGCCTGTGTGTTCAACCTGACGAAGCAAGACCTGGCGGCAGGAATGCCGGTGCGACTGTTGAGTACCGTCACTCAGCTTCTACTGGAGGCCATGAGGACATTCCCCAACCACCAACAG CTGCAGAAGAATTGCCTGCTGTCTCTGTGCAGCGATCGCATCCTGCAGGAGGTTCCATTCAACAG GTTCGAAGCTGCCAAACTGGTGATGCAGTGGCTCTGCAACCACGAGGACCAGAACATGCAGAGGATGGCTGTCGCTATCATTTCCATACTGGCTGCCAAG TTGTCCACAGAGCAGACGGCTCAGCTGGGTGCAGAGCTGTTCATAGTCAAG CAACTGCTCCACATTGTGCGTCAGAAGGCCACTCAGGGCATGGTGGACGCCACCCTCAAATTCACACTGAGTGCACTCTGGAACCTCACTGACGAGTCACCAACAACCTGCCGCCACTTTATCGAGAACCAGGGCCTGGACCTGTTTATTAAAGTTCTAGAG TCCTTCCCCAACGAGTCTTCCATTCAGCAGAAGGTTCTCGGACTCCTG AACAACATAGCAGAGGTCGGGGAGCTGCATGGAGAGCTGATGGTGCAAGGATTTCTGGACCACATCAGCACTCTGCTGCACAGCCCAGAGGTGGAGGTCAGCTACTTCGCCGCAGGCATCCTCGCACACCTGACGTCACGAGGAGAGGAAGCCTGGACGCTCAGCCCTGACCTTCGATCCTCGCTGTTAGAGCAGCTG CATGCTGTCATCATAAAGTGGCCCCCGCCTGAGTGTGAAATGGTGGCCTACAG GTCATTTAATCCCTTCTTTCCCCTACTGGAGTGCTTTCACACCCCCGGTGTGCAGCTGTGGGCGGCCTGGGCCATGCAACATGTCTGCAGCAAGAACG CCGCCCGCTACTGCAGCATGCTATTGGAGGAGGGAggcctgcagcagctggagctcgttcacacacacccacagacccACAAAGACGTGAAACAGTTGGCAAAGAGCATTCTGGAGAGCCTGCAGAACCACAGAGCCCGCACCGGCCAGCccgcacaaacacagacaagtcGGCGGCCGCCACAACAATAA
- the lrrc52 gene encoding leucine-rich repeat-containing protein 52: MRLLPEPSAQSLRILFLFIFVMGVTPSPALTAGCPDKCVCDDQLVVQCAGQDLIRFPDDLPLATRQLIISNNRILDLPALQLNYLSDLVYLDCSNNSLSEISESTFGNLRKLAYLDLSFNTLLQVEDRTFGPLSSLVMLRLTDNPTLWDIHPEAFSENLALQVLDVSRNNLTVLNISNLIALPALRSLGLSGNPWSCDCDTEDLCLWVQIEGFKFQDEGQTVCHNPPELAGQRLAEVGMQLRTDCHQGLGYWDYLFFIAIGFVIFSAGTVSAWVMGVLMVLYERYHKKKSQEQDSDDEDEDDRGGMGCGTQRNGDLSKQV; encoded by the exons ATGCGTCTCTTGCCTGAGCCCAGCGCCCAATCCCTCCGgatcctcttcctctttatctTCGTGATGGGGGTGACCCCTTCCCCGGCTCTCACAGCCGGCTGCCCAGACAAATGCGTGTGTGACGACCAGTTGGTGGTCCAGTGCGCCGGGCAGGATCTCATCCGTTTCCCCGATGACCTGCCCCTGGCAACTCGGCAGCTCATCATCTCCAACAACCGCATCTTGGACCTTCCGGCGCTTCAGCTCAACTACCTGTCCGATCTGGTCTACCTGGACTGCAGCAACAACTCTTTATCAGAGATCTCAGAGTCCACCTTCGGGAATTTGCGGAAACTCGCATACCTGGACTTGTCGTTCAACACCCTGCTGCAGGTTGAGGACCGGACTTTCGGGCCCCTGTCGTCTCTGGTAATGCTCCGGCTGACGGATAACCCGACTCTGTGGGACATCCACCCGGAAGCCTTCTCGGAAAACTTGGCTCTGCAGGTTCTGGATGTGAGCCGGAACAACCTCACGGTCCTCAACATCAGCAACCTGATCGCCCTGCCTGCTCTGCGGTCTCTGGGGCTCAGCGGCAACCCCTGGAGCTGCGACTGTGACACGGAGGACCTCTGCCTCTGGGTGCAGATAGAGGGCTTCAAGTTCCAAG ACGAGGGCCAGACAGTTTGCCACAATCCCCCAGAGCTGGCGGGCCAGCGGTTGGCGGAGGTTGGCATGCAGCTGCGGACAGACTGCCACCAAGGTCTGGGCTACTGGGACTACCTCTTCTTCATCGCCATCGGCTTCGTCATCTTCTCAGCCGGCACGGTGTCGGCCTGGGTAATGGGCGTGCTTATGGTGCTGTACGAGCGCTACCACAAAAAGAAGAGCCAGGAGCAGGACAGCGatgacgaggacgaggacgataGGGGAGGGATGGGCTGTGGGACCCAGCGGAACGGGGATCTGAGCAAGCAGGTGTGA
- the coa7 gene encoding cytochrome c oxidase assembly factor 7 has product MAGLINFEDEKEVKQFLDNLGVEYSFQCYSEKDPEGCQRLADYLEGVKKNYESTAKVLKHNCETNGHGESCYKLGAYHVTGKGGVTSCLKTAYSCFLRSCNAGGKKSIDACHNVGLLAHDGRAMEGEPDLTAARQYYEKACDGGFAPSCFNLSALYIEGNSKGLAPNMTQALKYADKACELGHVWGCANASRMYKLGDGTAKDEKKAEELKNRAKELHGLEKERQLKFGE; this is encoded by the exons ATGGCCGGACTTATAAACTTTGAAGATGAGAAAGAGGTGAAGCAGTTTTTGGATAATCTGGGAGTGGAGTACAGCTTCCAGTGCTACAGTGAGAAAGATCCTGAag ggTGCCAAAGACTAGCAGACTACTTGGAAGGGGTGAAGAAAAACTATGAATCTACAGCAAAGGTGCTCAAACATAACTGTGAAACAAACGGACATGGAGAGAGCTGCTATAAACTGGGGGCTTACCATGTCACAGGCAAAG GTGGAGTGACGTCGTGCTTGAAAACAGCGTACTCCTGCTTTCTGCGCTCCTGCAATGCCGGAGGAAAGAAGTCTATAGATGCCTGCCACAACGTTGGTCTGTTAGCCCATGATGGACGAGCTATGGAGGGAGAACCTGACCTTACAGCAGCTCGGCAGTACTACGAGAAGGCCTGCGACGGTGGCTTTGCTCCTTCCTGCTTTAACCTCAGTGCTCTTTACATTGAGGGCAATTCTAAAGGGCTGGCACCCAATATGACTCAAGCTTTGAAGTACGCCGACAAGGCTTGTGAGCTGGGACACGTGTGGGGCTGTGCCAATGCAAGTCGTATGTACAAACTTGGTGACGGTACGGCGAAGGATGAGAAGAAagcagaggagctgaagaatCGAGCAAAGGAGCTGCATGGTTTAGAGAAGGAGAGGCAGCTCAAGTTCGGGGAGTGA
- the echdc2 gene encoding enoyl-CoA hydratase domain-containing protein 2, mitochondrial, whose translation MTTLLRRLVGPRGSSSRWMGVILRETHGRTVHLIPRDGARLLAGGDRPLTACSRAHSRRQHTEAAKPVEVDVKRLDGEDDGVVEVLMCRHKARNALGHVFVSQMRELVSTLSSDSAVRVVVFRSLVPGVFCAGADLKERALMNNTESDLFVHGLRSLMTQIASLPMPTIAAMDGVALGGGLEVALACDLRTAAYSAQMGLIETTRGLLPGAGGSQRLPRMVGITLAKELIFTGRRVGGQTALEMGLVNRAVEQNQTGDAAYREALSLAREILPQGPIAVRMAKEAMNRGVEVDIGSAMAIERMCYARVIPTRDRQEGMAAFIEKRPPRYTGE comes from the exons atgacaaCCCTCCTCCGCAGACTTGTAGGTCCCAGGGGCTCATCGAGCCGGTGGATGGGCGTGATTCTGCGGGAAACGCACGGCAGAACTGTCCATCTGATTCCCCGGGACGGAGCGCGTCTGCTGGCCGGTGGCGATCGCCCTCTGACGGCGTGCAGTCGCGCACACAGCCGCAGGCAGCACACGGAGGCGGCGAAACCTGTGGAGGTGGATGTGAAGCGGTTAGATGGAGAAGACGATG GTGTAGTGGAGGTGTTGATGTGCCGACACAAGGCAAGAAACGCCCTGggccatgtgtttgtgtcacag atgagGGAGCTGGTGTCCACTCTGTCCAGTGACTCAGCAGTGCGTGTGGTTGTCTTCAGGAGTTTGGTGCCAGGTGTTTTCTGCGCAG GTGCAGACCTGAAAGAGAGAGCTCTGATGAACAACACTGAGTCTGATCTGTTTGTTCACGGCCTGCGATCCCTCATGACTCAGATAG CATCGTTGCCCATGCCGACCATTGCAGCGATGGATGGCGTTGCCCTCGGAGGTGGGTTGGAAGTGGCCTTGGCCTGTGACCTTCGCACTGCCG cataTTCCGCACAGATGGGTCTGATTGAGACGACACGGGGGCTGCTCCCGGGGGCGG GGGGCAGTCAGCGGCTGCCGCGGATGGTGGGCATCACTCTGGCCAAGGAGCTCATCTTCACAG GTAGGCGTGTGGGAGGGCAGACAGCTCTGGAGATGGGGCTCGTAAACAGAGCTGTAGAACAGAACCAGACAGGAGACGCTGCCTACAGAGAGGCACTCAGCCTGGCTAGAGAGATACTGCCCCAG GGTCCCATCGCTGTGCGGATGGCAAAAGAGGCAATGAACAGAGGCGTTGAG GTTGACATCGGTTCAGCGATGGCAATAGAGAGGATGTGTTATGCTCGG GTCATCCCAACACGGGACAGACAGGAGGGTATGGCTGCCTTCATAGAGAAGAGACCCCCACGGTACACTGGGGAATAA
- the zyg11 gene encoding protein zyg-11 homolog isoform X2, protein MASFLSTDDSSPAALTDLCLTYVSQNLECFCVKRPDGSLCFREAVLFPQELADQLLAKMATEGPLNDSTVGVFRNCEYLRLRRACIRSARISAEAFQKALCPHRLLELDAARVNADLTISDILQGLATNKYCQESLQRLVLTGLTMSSLEEPIRYRFSSLQGLRSLSLANVDFYDSGLVDVCSLPRLESLDLSNTSVTNLSPLLGLKERLRSLTLHQLKRLEMSTAQLLGVIGQLNVLQHLDISDDKQFTSDVARQLLGQPGILPALVSLDVSGRKQVTDAAVKAFVEERPGMTFMGLLATDAGFSDFLSGEGNLKVTGEANETQICEALRRYSEREGFVREALFHLFSLTHVMEKPRPDILKLVVLGMKNHPATLNVQLAASACVFNLTKQDLAAGMPVRLLSTVTQLLLEAMRTFPNHQQLQKNCLLSLCSDRILQEVPFNRFEAAKLVMQWLCNHEDQNMQRMAVAIISILAAKLSTEQTAQLGAELFIVKQLLHIVRQKATQGMVDATLKFTLSALWNLTDESPTTCRHFIENQGLDLFIKVLESFPNESSIQQKVLGLLNNIAEVGELHGELMVQGFLDHISTLLHSPEVEVSYFAAGILAHLTSRGEEAWTLSPDLRSSLLEQLHAVIIKWPPPECEMVAYRSFNPFFPLLECFHTPGVQLWAAWAMQHVCSKNAARYCSMLLEEGGLQQLELVHTHPQTHKDVKQLAKSILESLQNHRARTGQPAQTQTSRRPPQQ, encoded by the exons atggCGAGCTTCCTAAGCACG GATGATTCATCTCCAGCGGCTCTCACGGATCTGTGCCTGACCTATGTGAGCCAGAATCTGGAGTGTTTCTGCGTGAAGCGCCCTGATGGCTCCCTGTGCTTCAGAGAGGCTGTGCTCTTCCCACAGGAGCTGGCTGACCAGCTGCTGGCCAAGATGGCCACTGAAG GTCCGCTGAATGACAGCACAGTGGGTGTGTTTCGTAACTGTGAATACCTGCGGCTGAGACGAGCCTGCATCCGTTCAGCTCGAATCTCTGCAGAGGCTTTCCAGAAAGCCCTCTGCCCGCACAGACTGCTGGAGCTGGACGCTGCCAGAGTCAATGCAGACCTCACTATTTCTGATATTCTACAGGGACTGGCCACCAATAAATATTGTCAG GAGTCCCTCCAGCGACTCGTCTTAACAGGTCTAACGATGTCCTCGCTGGAGGAGCCAATCCGTTATCGCTTCAGCTCCCTGCAGGGCCTCCGCTCCCTCTCTCTAGCCAACGTAGACTTCTATGATTCTGGGCTTGTCGACGTGTGTTCCCTGCCTCGCCTCGAGAGCCTCGATCTCTCCAACACCTCAGTCACCAACCTGAGCCCGCTGCTGGGCCTGAAGGAGCGTCTGCGGTCGCTAACACTGCACCAGCTGAAAAGGCTGGAGATGAGCACGGCTCAGCTGCTCGGCGTCATCGGCCAGCTGAATGTACTGCAG CACCTGGACATCAGTGATGATAAGCAGTTTACATCTGACGTGGCTCGTCAGCTGCTTGGACAGCCTGGGATCCTGCCCGCTCTTGTTTCCCTGGATGTGTCGGGGAGgaaacag GTGACAGATGCAGCTGTTAAGGCATTCGTTGAGGAGAGGCCAGGGATGACCTTTATGGGACTTCTGGCCACAGATGCTGGATTTTCTGATTTCCTCTCCGGAGAAGGGAATCTGAAG gtaACAGGAGAAGCCAACGAGACGCAGATCTGCGAGGCACTGCGTCGCTACAGTGAGAGGGAAGGTTTTGTGAGAGAAGCTCTGTTTCATCTGTTCAGCCTGACGCACGTCATGGAAAAACCCAGGCCTGACATCCTGAAG cTGGTAGTTTTGGGCATGAAGAATCACCCCGCCACTCTGAATGTCCAGCTGGCGGCCAGCGCCTGTGTGTTCAACCTGACGAAGCAAGACCTGGCGGCAGGAATGCCGGTGCGACTGTTGAGTACCGTCACTCAGCTTCTACTGGAGGCCATGAGGACATTCCCCAACCACCAACAG CTGCAGAAGAATTGCCTGCTGTCTCTGTGCAGCGATCGCATCCTGCAGGAGGTTCCATTCAACAG GTTCGAAGCTGCCAAACTGGTGATGCAGTGGCTCTGCAACCACGAGGACCAGAACATGCAGAGGATGGCTGTCGCTATCATTTCCATACTGGCTGCCAAG TTGTCCACAGAGCAGACGGCTCAGCTGGGTGCAGAGCTGTTCATAGTCAAG CAACTGCTCCACATTGTGCGTCAGAAGGCCACTCAGGGCATGGTGGACGCCACCCTCAAATTCACACTGAGTGCACTCTGGAACCTCACTGACGAGTCACCAACAACCTGCCGCCACTTTATCGAGAACCAGGGCCTGGACCTGTTTATTAAAGTTCTAGAG TCCTTCCCCAACGAGTCTTCCATTCAGCAGAAGGTTCTCGGACTCCTG AACAACATAGCAGAGGTCGGGGAGCTGCATGGAGAGCTGATGGTGCAAGGATTTCTGGACCACATCAGCACTCTGCTGCACAGCCCAGAGGTGGAGGTCAGCTACTTCGCCGCAGGCATCCTCGCACACCTGACGTCACGAGGAGAGGAAGCCTGGACGCTCAGCCCTGACCTTCGATCCTCGCTGTTAGAGCAGCTG CATGCTGTCATCATAAAGTGGCCCCCGCCTGAGTGTGAAATGGTGGCCTACAG GTCATTTAATCCCTTCTTTCCCCTACTGGAGTGCTTTCACACCCCCGGTGTGCAGCTGTGGGCGGCCTGGGCCATGCAACATGTCTGCAGCAAGAACG CCGCCCGCTACTGCAGCATGCTATTGGAGGAGGGAggcctgcagcagctggagctcgttcacacacacccacagacccACAAAGACGTGAAACAGTTGGCAAAGAGCATTCTGGAGAGCCTGCAGAACCACAGAGCCCGCACCGGCCAGCccgcacaaacacagacaagtcGGCGGCCGCCACAACAATAA